The genome window atttatagtgtCTTCAGCCAGAAGCCTCAAAGTTCAACTTTTCTAAAGCAGGACCATCATAAAAACGCTTTAAATAACCAAATACGAACAGCCTTGGGTTAGTCGATGTGCgtgtattattcaaaaatatcaagttAGATGTATATATGCATTTCTTGTAGCTCACATTTACCCCAAGAATGTAATGTACAGACGCAAGCGAAGCGagcgcgaattttttttaatcgacgttgaTTTGTGCATGACTTATGTTGAACATGAAATGATTACATTgtcgagaaaatttaatttctaagcGCCCCTATTTTCCCAGCGCCCTGGGCCGGGCCCACTTTGCCCATGGGTTAAGCCGGCTCTGTACCGGGGACCAGCAAAAAGTTACTtacattatttcaatttcaacatttaCATTGCCACGAATTACGGCTACAACTATACCTCAAATCTTCATGACTATTGCAgtgttttgctcgtatttgaacaGTCACACATGAAGGCTCTGATGCCACATATAGCTGTATgcgaacgtttttttttttctgtatacaaCTCTTTCTCCATCATTGGTTTATGTAATTGCTCACTGTATCAGTTTTGTGGATATATTAGAGTACTTTTGCTAGACTATCCGCAATAATATGTCACCTAATAAATGTCCACCGAAATCCAATCAAGTAATACTAGGCCCACCTCTTCGGTGGGTCAGGTTCTTTGACtgactaaatttttcaataattgcTATTGGAGTATCAGTtttcttaccatttttaaataagcTGGTGTTTTTAAGATCATTAAATTACAGTCAGATAAGAGAGCGATGCAAGAATGGTCTATTTTCTACATcattaattgtgcatcaattCTATTTTCACTGGCCGTTTAGgaacttcaaatttaatttaaatttctgaaGAAAGAAAGAGAGCTATGGATTGAAAGCTCGGGAGAGCGATGTTTTACTCCCAATAAATATTAGTCTGAAAAGATGGTATATTTCTTGCCTACCCTTTGAATAAACTAATCTCGtgcgaattacggccctcgcttcgctctggagCGAATACAATACAATACAATACTAGATGATCCAGATAGtccaataaaaatccaatctTAGAAGTTAGCCACATGAATTGACCTACTGGTTAGAGCCACCAGGAAACGTTAAACGTCATGTAAATCCATGCTTATGCTTACTCTCGAAACTCATTTTCTGAACTTAGACCGAATGAAGCTCCAagacaatattttcacatgTGCGATTTTGGAAGCCTCTAAGAATTGCTCGGGCGATCTTgataaagaaaacaaacaaaaactcttttgggaatcCGTTACGAATTACTCAAGTCACGCAAACATCGAAAAAATTTACTCCAATCTCACTgctccaatattgcccatctacgaattTAGCCCATGAATCTAATtttctgtcaattaaaacaaaaattttgaaaatcgggtaaataTTACTCGACCTATCGCTgtaaagcgtctgtgtagaatttctcccatctcgttgttctaacattatccatctacgaactcaaactcaaaattttcaatcttcgtcgattaaagccattttgaaaatcggttaagaattactcgactTATCGCGGTAAGTGTACGgatgttttctgtatttaacgtttattgccaatgtagaatattttcaaaatatcatagtGAACTTAATGTTACGTAGGTTATTATCTGTCATAAGACCCTGATTTTTTGTATGcagcaaaaaatttaataaataaacacAATTTGCAAGCCAATTTAGCCTTAGCCAAGGTAAGAAATAAGTGTACCAGCTATGTATACCTATGTATACCTAAGCAAACatcaatttgatattttatatgtcggcccgcacatctctacaTCACACAGAATGACGACGAAgctattaaatttgaaattgtgtaTTGCCAAATTTGATGTTTGATTAGAAACATAAtattatcgaaataaaatccGCATCACAGCGTTTTAACGAACTTTTGATTACTCGctattttcaaccaattttatttttcccattggtttttgtttttgatctTTTATCGGGTGCTTCTGCATTGACTGAAATAAGCCcataagaaaatttgttaccGAACGAATATTTATGAGATATTTAAAGTGCACCTGTGTCTGATAAATCATTAAAAGTAGAACTTGGCTGATGTCTCTGGTAGGTTCAGTGATATTGCAATTTCTTCAGGTGATTAGTAAGCAATGGTTCGTTCGTTGGATacttctttcaattctagacaATACGCACATTTCAAGACAACCAAATAACACaatatttatataatattttcacaaacctatttaaattaaataaatttaacctTTCACGGACGGCCAACAGTTTTAGATCGGCGTATTTGCAAGAGATTgattataaatcatttttgtaaaaattctcaaaatacGAAATCACAACATGAATGACTGTCACGTGATTTCACCCTTTCGATGACTTGCGTGATGCATCGAAAACTACTCTTAGTTTCGTTGTGGTGCTCGATTCCTTCAAAACAGCGTGATGAGGAAGGTAAAAGACTTCACTTGATGGTAAATTCATTCGTTCTTTCGGGACTAATTCGATGTGACCTGCACTAATCAAATTTCGCATGTATTCTACGTACCGATCCTTGAGCAGCCGATTCCGAACAAATCTTTTTTCCAGCTGAAACAAACATGAAACAGCTGTTGACCTTGAATCACCTAACATTCGATGCTCCTTAGCTGGATCAAACGGTAGAAATACTCGGTATCTCCCTTCCTTTGTTCTCGAAACAGTTTTCGTGAAAATGGATTCCGCTTGTTTCTCTTTAGAAGACAATTTTCTCTCCACCGGAATATCCTCAATTTCCCAAAACAATCGAAGCGTTTCGTCCAATTTACTGTAAACATCTGCTCGAGACAAACAAGAATTATTGGATCTTGCTACGACGTCATTCTTGCTCTTAACGGCTCCAAATAGTAGCCATCCCAATTGGGAATTTTGCGCTGTCGGTGAATTGTCGGCTTTCTTGATCAATCCATTCAAGACGATGTTCTCATACGCCTCAGCGCCTAGAAGTAACTCAACATTCGATGGACAATCAAAATTTCTGTCTGCTAATCTTAATCCTTCCAAATGCGGCCACGGACGTTTTTCTATTGGAACCAGTGGTATATCTCCTGTAATCTTTTCCATGCTAATGGCTTCCACTTCCATGGTAAACGATGGAATAACACAAGAACCAATTCTAAACGTGAACAAAACAGGTTCTGATTCCACAGGAATATCTCCGATACCCTTAACACTTGAAAAATATGTGGAACGTTCGAAACCCAGTCGTTTCGCTAGTCCCGACTTGATAATTGCGTTCTCAGATCCTTGATCAATAAGGGTTTTCACAGCTGTGACTTCGccaaatttgtcgaaaatatgAACAACCGCAGTGGCCAACAAAACTAATTTCCTGGGTCTCGGTATATCAGATGTTTCGTCCAACTTTAACGCTCTTTCGCTCGTCATCACACTAACCCTCTTATCGTTGTGGATGCTGGTATGATGATTTTTATGACACTGCTGACATGTGCTCCTACTCTTGCAGTTCTTCAATGAGTGACCAACTCTGAGACAATTGAAGCAAAGATTCTTTGACTTGATGAATTGCAACCGACTTTCTAAATCCAATTTCACATATCTAGGGCACGAACCTATCGTGTGGTCTACACTCGAACAGCAAGCGCATCCATTGGGTTGATTTTGAACGTTCGAATTGGATCTCTTAAGTCCACCTGATTGATTCGGCTTGATCGTAGCTATACTGCTCTTCGGTTGGCTACTCGGCACATTGCTACCGCTGATCATTTCCAACGACTGCCACCTAGCTTCGAGAAATTCCTGCAGATCCGAAAATGTAGGTAATTCATCCTTTTTCAGACGTAGCTCCCAATGCTTGTGGGTCTCTCCGTCTAATTTGGACACGACAACATAGACTAAAATCGTATCCCATTGATTTACTGGTAAACCATGTACTTTAAGTCCTTGGACAATCTCAGATGACTTATCGATAAGCGCTTTTATCTCAGAATGATTTTCGCACGTAACTGCCGGCTGCTCGAAAAATCTCTTCAGTAGCGAATCGACGATGTATCTCTTGTGTTCATATCGATCCATTAACTTCTTCCACGCATCCGGATAATTAGCTTCAGTGACGTTAATTGATTTCAGTAAACCATATGCATCGCCCTCTACATTCGTCTTCAGGTAATGCAGCTTCTGAACATTCGCAATGCTCTTGTTGTCGTGAATAAGCGTTGTATATAAATCTTTGAACGAAGTCCAATCCTCGTATAGACCAGAAAACGGCGTGAGTTCTATTCGTGGTAATTCTTGCTGCTGACTTGGAGCGTTCTTATTCGCATGTTCTTTGTCTTTATCCTGTTTCTTGGCCTTGAGGTAATCTATAGCTTCATTGAACCTCGAACAACAGTAGAAGAAATAATCCTCAACTTGTCCTCTCATTGTAAATTGAACATCAATGTTGTCCTCGCCACAACTCTCCTCCACTTGCTCTTGATTTTGCTTAAATTCGGTGAACAATTGCTTGACGTTCTCCAATCGTTGAATTAGCTCGTTAATCGTAGTTCCAACAGGAATGGCTTTGCAGAAAGTCACCGTTCGAGTGAATTGATTCAACTGGGACTGCTGCTTCTTTAAACTCATCGTGCTAACCCAAATTACCGTTActcaataatttaataatcgCTTGACTCTACCAAAGTTCATAAGTTAGACGCAGAAATTAATTACAAAGTTAATAGAGAAATAACGATCACTTCAATCGGCTTAAGTTCTGGTAAATTCGATAACAACTCATAGTCCAACATCCGATTCATCGACgctcaaaattaaaaacgcTCGATCAAGGTCAAGGTCCGATTACTTATCTCAGTCCAAAGTTCACGAACCGACAATCGACAAACCCAACATCTACGAATTACCGTTAGCTCTATCAATCCCAATACGGACGAATTTCGTTGCGATCTGGGTATCAATTCAGGTAATTCTTAGTCGAAATACTTATCTGTATTAATGCCAGCGTCCTTGTAACTGCATTTACCAACATTGACCGTTCTGGAACTTGACGCTCCCTTTGTGTAGCGATGAATCGACTCGTTCTGCCTATTCACAGCTGCTCACTTGACTGGATTCACGAAACTCGAATGCCAATCACGAAAACCTGAGGCCTGGATGCCTAGATTTTCACACCATTCACGAAACTTCGAGGCGCTTCGCTTGCCTATTGTGCTCTGTTCGTACAAATCCTTTCAAAGAACTTTTCGCTTGTCTTTGATCACTGTTCGAAATTAGGG of Bradysia coprophila strain Holo2 unplaced genomic scaffold, BU_Bcop_v1 contig_197, whole genome shotgun sequence contains these proteins:
- the LOC119075285 gene encoding uncharacterized protein LOC119075285 produces the protein MSLKKQQSQLNQFTRTVTFCKAIPVGTTINELIQRLENVKQLFTEFKQNQEQVEESCGEDNIDVQFTMRGQVEDYFFYCCSRFNEAIDYLKAKKQDKDKEHANKNAPSQQQELPRIELTPFSGLYEDWTSFKDLYTTLIHDNKSIANVQKLHYLKTNVEGDAYGLLKSINVTEANYPDAWKKLMDRYEHKRYIVDSLLKRFFEQPAVTCENHSEIKALIDKSSEIVQGLKVHGLPVNQWDTILVYVVVSKLDGETHKHWELRLKKDELPTFSDLQEFLEARWQSLEMISGSNVPSSQPKSSIATIKPNQSGGLKRSNSNVQNQPNGCACCSSVDHTIGSCPRYVKLDLESRLQFIKSKNLCFNCLRVGHSLKNCKSRSTCQQCHKNHHTSIHNDKRVSVMTSERALKLDETSDIPRPRKLVLLATAVVHIFDKFGEVTAVKTLIDQGSENAIIKSGLAKRLGFERSTYFSSVKGIGDIPVESEPVLFTFRIGSCVIPSFTMEVEAISMEKITGDIPLVPIEKRPWPHLEGLRLADRNFDCPSNVELLLGAEAYENIVLNGLIKKADNSPTAQNSQLGWLLFGAVKSKNDVVARSNNSCLSRADVYSKLDETLRLFWEIEDIPVERKLSSKEKQAESIFTKTVSRTKEGRYRVFLPFDPAKEHRMLGDSRSTAVSCLFQLEKRFVRNRLLKDRYVEYMRNLISAGHIELVPKERMNLPSSEVFYLPHHAVLKESSTTTKLRVVFDASRKSSKG